TCCTGGAGCTTCGACTCCAGCTCGGGGCCCGAGTACTGCTGCGCCAGCAGCTCGCGCTCGGACATGTACTGCGAGCCCACCTCCCAGCGGGCGTCGCGCTGCTGGTCGAGCGAGTCCCAGCGCTTCAGCGCCTCCTCGTCCAGGCCCATCTCCTTGCGGATGGAGCGCAGGTTCTGCGCGCGTTGCTCGGGCGGCATCGCCCCGAGGTCCTTCTGCACCGAGCCCAGGTCCAGGAAGTGGTTCATCAGCTCCTGCTGGTGCGCCTGCGTGTACGCCTGCGTGCCCTCGCCGTACGCCTTGGCGAGGCTCTCCTTGTATTTCGCCATCCGGTCCTGGACGGTGGCGTCGGGCAGCGCGTCGATGGTGGTCAGCGCGTCGGCCACGGCCTGGTTGCGCAGCTCGGCGGCCCAGATCTTCTCCGCCACCTCCTTGCCGAAGAGCTGGTTGCGCTCCTCCCAGACAGCCGCGCGGCGCTCGGCGGCCGGCTTGTCCTGCAGCTCGGAGCGGTGCTCCTTCATCCACTTCTCGTAGTCGAGCCGTTGGCGCAGCCGCTGGGCCAGCTCGTCATACAGCTCGGGGAAGGCCTGCTTCAGGACGGCCAGCAGGTCCGCCTCCCAGCCGGTGGGGTTGAGCTGCTGGAAGTAGCGCATGAGCTGCTCGAGCATCCGCATCTGCGTGTGCGGGTCGCGGATGTGGGCGCCGTAGCGCGAGCGCAGGTAGGAGGCCATGTCCCCACCCGGCTGCCCGAATCCGTCCGGGCCCTCCTGTGCGTCACCCTTCGTCGCGGGTGTGCCCCGGCTCCTGGCCGCGAGGGCCTGGGCGTCAGGGCCCGTTGCCGCCTGGGCTCGCGCCGGGTCCGTCTCCGGCGACGGGCCTTCCGCGGAACCCGGCTTGAAGACGAGCAGGGCGGAGCCGGCGAGGAGCAACACGAAGGCCAGCAGCAGGGGAGCCTTGCGACGGTTCATGGGCGACGTCATCTGGGGAGGGGGCGGAGGCGGGGACAAGGCTACCCCCGGAAGACCCTCGCGCGCACGGGGGGGTCCTCCGGGGGGTGGGGCGTGCGTCAGTCGTAGGCTGCGATGTAGTCGAAGATGGCGGCGTAGAACTCCGGCTCGTCGAAGGTGTCCGGGCCCACGCCCACCACGTCGAGGTGGTCCTGGTTGATGACGCTCGAGGTGGAGGTCATCTGCGCGGAGGTGGGCGCGTTGATGCTGCCCAGGTAGGCGACGTTGGCGTCGTTGGTGACGGAGTCGAAGCCGAAGGTGGACTCGCTGTACTTCAGCCGGTAGCCCATCTGCTGCGAGTTGATGCCCACCAGGCCGTCGTCATCGGCCTCGTTGGCGTAGCCGTCGCCCTTGCCCGCGGCGCCGTCGTTGTCGCAGTCGTCCACGCAGTAGCCGTCGCCGTCGATGTCGTAGAAGAACTCGCTCACCAGGTAGAGCGCGGGGTTCACGCTGCTGCCGTTCTGCGCGGTGATGAGGGACACGTAGCGGGAGGCGTAGCGCGAGTCGATGGGGTTGTTGACGTTGAAGGCCCTGGCGCCGGTCGTCGCCCCGTCGGTGGCGCTGTAGTCGTTGTAGACGAGCTGCTTGGCGGCGGCGTAGCCGTCGTTGCCGGATCCGTAGACGATGTCACCGTAGATCTCCGCCAGGGCGGCGATGACGCTGGTGACGCCGGGCTTGAGGTCCAGGATGTACTTGGCCACGGGCGAGCCGCGGTGGGGCGAGGACACGCTGACGAGCACGGACACCACGGTGTAGCCCTTGCGGGTGTAGAGCACCTTGGCCGCCTTGCGCGCGTCCAGGCCGCCCTGCGAGTGGCCGATGAGGTTCACGCGCGTGGCGCCCGAGCTGGCCATGTAGCCCTCGATGTCGTTGGCCAGGTCCAGGCCACGCGCCTCGGACGTCTGGAAGGGCTGCACCTGGCCCACGAACGTCTTCTGGCCGCCGTCGATGTCCTCGTTGCAGGGCGTCTCGAAGAGGCTGCAGGTGTCGCCGACGAACATGCCGTAGTCGTCGCCCCAGTAGTCATAGCCGAGGATGTTGTCGAAGCCGGCCATGCCGTGGGCGAACACCACGGGATAGGTGGTCTTCGCCGCGCCGGCGTGGGCGGCGGGAGCCAGACCGAGGGCGCCAGCGCAGAGCGCCAGCACGAGCGGGTGCAGCTTCTTCATGGAAACTCCTGTGTCCCTGCCGGGTGGCCCCGGTCAGGGCGTGGGGGGGAAGGCAGTGCGGCGGGCGTATCGGGATGCTCGGGAGCCTCGGGTGAGCCCCGGGCGCATGCTTACCTGAGCAAGGCCCGCGCCAGACTCCATGCGTTGGAAATCCCAGGACGACGCGTTGCGTCACGTCCGCGAAAGTGGAGCATTGATGCACCAGTCAATCTCGCGCTGTGAGGGGCTGAGAAGGCTGGGAACCGTCGAAAGGACAGTGAATCCCAGGGTTTATGGGCACATGTCGCGAACTGTCCTGAAAGAGGACAGTGGGTGTTCCCTGCGTGGACAGTGACCCGGGGGGAGGGAGGGGCGCGAGTCCCCGGGAGCGCGGGGCGGGAGTGGGGGAGGCGGATGAGATGATCCTGCCGTCGGGGCGCGAGCCCCTGTACTGTGAGGGAGCGGGTTCCGGAGGGGAACGTGGCGATCAGGATGAGACTCGACACGATGGCGGGGGAGACGTTCCTCCGCCTGGATGGGGCGGCGCGGCAGGAGGATGCTCCTCGGCTGGCGCTGGTGACGCGCGGGGAGGAGCTCACGCGGCTGCTGGAGGGGGCGATGGCGTTCTCCTTCTCGCACGAGGTGCCGGAGCGTCCCGAGGAGGACGAGGTGGTGGAGCGCTTCCTGCGCGACTGCGCGGAGTACGGCGACGTGCCCGGGCTGCCCGAGCCGCTGCGCGAGGAGATGGCGGAGCACTTCGGCAAGCTGCTGGAGTCGTTGTGGGGGCTGGACTGGCTGGTGTTCGGTGATGCGCGCGAGACGACGCTCCCGGGCGAGCTGCCGATGAGGGGCCGGGCGGTGACGCTGTGCCTGGCGCGCTACGACAGCCCCTCGGTGGAGATGGACGCGCGGCTGCGCCGGTACATGGCGAGCTTCAAGGAGGCGGTGGCGCGCATCCAGGGGCGCTCGGGCCCGAGCGAGGGGGGCGCGGGCGGATTGCTGCACTGACTCAGTTGCGGTCGCCACCCGGGGGCCGCGGGAAGGGCATCTCCGGTGCGAGCGGCCGGTCCTCGCCCACGGAGCCGAAGAGCTGGAGCAGGCCCGGCTTGCCATGCATGCGCGCCAGGGACAGGGCGGAGCTGGCGCGCGCGTTCTGACGGAGCGGATCCGCCCCCGCGCGCAGCAGCAGGTGGATGCAGTCCTCATCTCCCCGCCGGGCCGCCAGCATCAACGGCGTGGTGCCCTCGGTGGTCTCCGGATCCACCTGGGCCCCGGCCGTGAGCAGCAGCTGCACCAGCAGCGCGTGTCTCCGGTCCGCCGCGTAGTGCAGCGGGTGCCAGCCGAAGTCGTCCCGGTCCTCGAAGGGCAGGAAGGTGGAGCTGCGCGCCTCCAGGTTGGCGCCCCGGCGCAGCAGCTCCTCGGCCAGCGCGGAGTGACCCGCGAGCACGGCGCAGGTGAGGGGCGTCTTGCCGTCCGTACCGCCGTACTCGAGCGCCGCGCCCGCCTCGTCCAGCAGGTAGCCCACCAGCTCGGTGCGACCCGTGCCCGCCGCGTGCCGCAGCGCCTCACCGCGCTCGTCCTCTCCCGTCAGGGGCACGAGGAGGCGCGCCGCCTCGAGGTGGCCCCGCTCGGCCGCCAGCATCAGCGCGGTGGTGCCCCGGGTGTCCCTCACCGAGGCGCTCGCGCCGCGCACCAGCAGCAGGCGGACCAGGGGTGCATCGCCCCGCCAGGCGGCCCACATCAGCGCCGTCATGCCCTGGGCGTCTCCCCGGGCGATGGCCCGGGGATTCTCCTCCAGCAGGGCCTCCACCGCGGCGATGTCTCCGCGGCGGACGGCGTCGAACAGGTCGGCCATGAAGTATCCTCCCAGGTGGGGTGACCCGTGGTGTCGGGTGGGAGTCTACGCCGGCCGGAGGGAGGCTACACTCAGCGGGACTGGAGGTGCTTCACGTAGAGGGCCTCGAGCGACTGGAAGTAGCCGCGCTCCTCCCACATGGCGGCGGCGAGCCGCTCGGCGAGCGAGGCCACTTCCTGGTCCTCGTCCTGCTTGGGCGTGCGGGGGGCGCCGTTCCAGTTCTCGAGGGCCTTGGAGAGCTCGTCGACGAGCAGCCGGCTGCCGTCGAAGAGGCGGCGCAGGGCCTGGTTGACGGGGCGCGCGTCCAGCTCCTTGCAGGCGGCGTCGATGGCGGAGTGCACGCGGCGCGCGGTGTCCTCGGTGGCGAGGTTGAGCGCGTCGAGGTCGCCCCGCTCGAGCGCGTGCTGCAGCAGGTAGCCGTGGTGCAGGGAGAGCGAGGCCATGTCCACGCAGTCCTTCACCCAGAGGGCGGTGGCCAGGCGCCGGTAGGCCTTGCGCCAGGCGAGCCGGAGCGAGAAGAGGGCCGCCTTGCTGGCGAACTGCTGGAGGCGGCTGCCCTGACGGGGGTAGAGGCCGGCGAGCACCGTCACCGTGCGATCCGGTGCGGACAGCGCGCGCTCGCGGAGGATGGCGCGCACCATCTGCTCGCGCACGCGGCGCAGCGCGTACTCGTCGAGGAAGGGAACGGGGATGAGCGGGGTGAGGCCGGAGACCACGGCGTGCAGGGCCACGCGCTGCACGCGCGGGGGCACGGCCGACGGAGAGGAAGGTGAAGCCTGGGAGGACATAGGTTGTCGGCGGGGAGTTAGCACGGACGGGTGGGGAGCGGTGAGGCTCGCTTGCCCTCCGAGAAAAGGAGGTGTCACGCCTCGGGCATTTGCCCTCTGACCACCCTACAATCCGGGACCGCGAACCCACCTCCGAGGGATGAATGCTCACCCGCTTGTTCGGACTTCTCGTGCTGTTGGGTGCCACCAGCGCAGCCCCCGCACCGTTGACACCGTCTCCAGCGACACAGGTACAACGGCTCTACGTGGCCCAGGCTGTCACTGGGCCGCTGGGGATTTCCCAGCTCGTGTTGCAGATGCCGGACACGGTCCGGTCACAGATGCTGGCGGCACTTGCCCGGGGGAACATCCAGGGCGCCATTGCCCTCTATCAACTGGATACCGGCCGGCAGGCCATTCCTCAGTGGTTGCGGCTCTTCGAGCTTGCCTTCTCCGCCGAGAACCGCAGGCCAGGGCCGTGCATCGAGGTGGCCCGGCGCATCTCCATGGCGTTCCAGCAACTCGGTGGCGAACCCTCGTTCATCCGGTTCACGTCACAAGGCTCGAGATACATTGCCTTCGAGATGTGTGCGGGTGAGCCACGCAGCACGGTCCAACTCACAGCCTGGACGACCTATGACCCGTGAGCCGGAAACCAGCGTCAAGGTCGTCCCGTTGCCCGAGGAGTGGCGTGGCCGGTTCGTGTCCCTCATCGATGTCCTGCTGCGCATCCGCTCCGAGCATGCACGCGGCAGACCCCTGGGCTTCTTCTTCGGGGGAATGGAGACGACCCAGGCGGTGGCCGCATTCGAGACCGGTTACCGGGCGTGCTGCCGGTACCAGGGCATGGAGGACGCCTGGTACGAGGCGTTCAGTCACTGGCTGTTCAAGAAGGAGCTCTCCTCGGAGGGTTGGCACACGAGGTACCTCGCCGAATGTGGAGGGAACCACCCGAAGGCCATCCATAGGTACCTGGACACCGTGGCCGAGTTCGCCGCCCAGAACCCCGCTCCCCCTGAGGTCAAGGTCGTGGGCTGAATCCCGTCCGGGTGGTGTGCCACGTTTCGGGCGGCCTCCCTCCCGAGAGGTCTACGGGGTGCCCGGGGCCGCCAGCGCGCGGCTCACGGTGAGGTACTGCCGGTGCAGCTCCAGGGACAGCGGATCCAGGATGAGGGCGCGCTCGTAGGCGTCGCGGGCCTGGGCGAGCAGCCCCACCTCCTGGTGCGCGCGGGCGGTGGCGAGGTGCACGCGCAGGGGCCCCTGCGCGTAGGGGCGGTGGGCGAGGAAGTCGCGCCGCAGCTCCTCCAACTGGGTGAGGGTGAGCCCCGCGGAGAGACAGCGCACCACGCCGTGGAAGTTGCCCCGCTCGGCGTCGTAGATGGCGCGGCGCCGGGGCTCTCCGAGCGTCTCGGCGGCCTTCTGGATGCGCTCGAGCACCGTGTCCACCCGGGCGCGCAGGGTGGCGGAGATGGTGCGCTCGCGCAGCCGCCCCAGTGCATGCAGGGCCCGGCGCGCGCGCAACCGCACCTCCTCGCAGCCCGTGTCCGGCGGCAACGCGAGGAAGACGTA
This is a stretch of genomic DNA from Archangium violaceum. It encodes these proteins:
- a CDS encoding esterase/lipase family protein; this translates as MKKLHPLVLALCAGALGLAPAAHAGAAKTTYPVVFAHGMAGFDNILGYDYWGDDYGMFVGDTCSLFETPCNEDIDGGQKTFVGQVQPFQTSEARGLDLANDIEGYMASSGATRVNLIGHSQGGLDARKAAKVLYTRKGYTVVSVLVSVSSPHRGSPVAKYILDLKPGVTSVIAALAEIYGDIVYGSGNDGYAAAKQLVYNDYSATDGATTGARAFNVNNPIDSRYASRYVSLITAQNGSSVNPALYLVSEFFYDIDGDGYCVDDCDNDGAAGKGDGYANEADDDGLVGINSQQMGYRLKYSESTFGFDSVTNDANVAYLGSINAPTSAQMTSTSSVINQDHLDVVGVGPDTFDEPEFYAAIFDYIAAYD
- a CDS encoding ankyrin repeat domain-containing protein, whose product is MADLFDAVRRGDIAAVEALLEENPRAIARGDAQGMTALMWAAWRGDAPLVRLLLVRGASASVRDTRGTTALMLAAERGHLEAARLLVPLTGEDERGEALRHAAGTGRTELVGYLLDEAGAALEYGGTDGKTPLTCAVLAGHSALAEELLRRGANLEARSSTFLPFEDRDDFGWHPLHYAADRRHALLVQLLLTAGAQVDPETTEGTTPLMLAARRGDEDCIHLLLRAGADPLRQNARASSALSLARMHGKPGLLQLFGSVGEDRPLAPEMPFPRPPGGDRN